GCTCGCGCGACTCATTGACGACGCTCACCCCGGCGACGTTCTGCTGGTCGAGCAGGTGGACCGACTGACGCGCCTGACGAAAGGCGACTGGGACAGGCTCAAGGGCGCCATCCAGAGCGCGGGTCTTCGGGTCGTCTCCCTGGACCTACCGACGAGCCACGCGGCGCTGACCGTGGGCAACGGTGACGACTTCACCGGGCGGATGCTCGATGCGGTGAACGCCATGCTCCTCGACATGCTGGCGGCAGTCGCTCGCAAGGACTACGAGGACAGGCGTAGGCGTCAGGCCCAGGGCATCGAGAAGGCCAAGCAGGATGGCCGCTACAAGGGCCGTCCGGTGAATGAGGAACTACATCGGCGGGTCATGGAGCTTCGGGAGCAAGGCTTCAGTGTCCGCAAGACTGCCGACATCGTGGGCTGTGGTGTCAGCACCGTCCAACGCGCCATGAAGCGAGCCGAGCACCCCGCCCAGTGAGGGACATCGAGCAGCGGAACACCGAGGCGGGGCCAAGTGGTCCTGCTTTTTTGTGTCGGCTTGAAGCCATCCCTTGGCGCATCGGTTGTCACCGGGAGCCAGTCAGCGCGGGCAATCCGAGGGAAGCCAATCCATCCCTTGTCGAATCAGAATCGATAGAGGATAAATTCCTTTATAATCAATGCTTTACTTATGTGCGGTATGCCCTGTAGCGTGCCCGCTGCTGGCGCTCACCGGAGTTCGTGAGCAGTGTTCTGCGAACATACGAAGAACGAGGATTCTTCTTACAGAGGGCGCCAAGGACTACCACCAGACAGCAAGGAGCCAAAGGCAATGCGGATCGAGTTAACACGCTGGGGCATGGAGCTGGCCATCATGGGATTGATCGTCAGGCTGGTCGCGGGAGATGTCTTCCTGCGGGTGCCGATGGTCGGGCTGCTCGCCTGGAACCAATGCGGCCTGTCCCTGGATCGTTGGGCGGATGCCAAGGGTGATCCGGTGCTCAGGTACTGACGATCAGTCACGGGGGATGGGTGCCGGTGTCGTTCATCCCCCCGGTGGGTGCCTCGAAGATCGACTTTCAGCCCCCACCATGCGCCAGCTCGGGGCGGGGTACGGGGAAGCGCGTTCCTTTTATACACTCAATCACCGGCTCAGATGTGCGCCACAAAATGGCCGGGGGTGTACCGGAAGATCATCGGTAGGAGTCCCGTTCCTCCAGCTCAAGGACGGACACACGGAGTCGAAGACGTGCCGGTGAACGTCGTCCTCGACGCGAACGTCTGCGGGTAGGAGTCCCATCGGAGTCCCGTTCCTCTGGCTCAGCGACGTACACACGGAGTCAGGGGGACGCGGGTGGATCACGTCCCGGTGTGTCTACTGTCCGCGCCACCGTGGCACGT
The Halomonas sp. M4R1S46 DNA segment above includes these coding regions:
- a CDS encoding recombinase family protein, with translation MAYIRAYLRASTDDQNASRAREALTSFTSEKGVTVASWYIENASGTKADRTELARLIDDAHPGDVLLVEQVDRLTRLTKGDWDRLKGAIQSAGLRVVSLDLPTSHAALTVGNGDDFTGRMLDAVNAMLLDMLAAVARKDYEDRRRRQAQGIEKAKQDGRYKGRPVNEELHRRVMELREQGFSVRKTADIVGCGVSTVQRAMKRAEHPAQ